The Culex pipiens pallens isolate TS chromosome 2, TS_CPP_V2, whole genome shotgun sequence DNA window AAGCGAACAAGATTCTTCGATCTTCATCTCATATTCGTTGCGGGACGGTATTCTACAAGCGCCAAATctacacctttttttttttttttttaatttatatttattcaaatttcttttccatgtacattcattcagttaaaatattattgagtgtccaatcacaaacgatgacttttcacctcaattttaaatactagcaactttcatttattcgtgaaatattgtagctttcgctattcagtgatttcaaatgtaggaggtcctacatgtacaaaagggaaaagggatactttaaaactaacttataaactatataaagagcggatcaatgcagctgaagactgcaatgatttttgtcgaaatgcatcaattatcttattggacataacatccaaagtgtcaacttcggctaattgatgaagttcactggtgctgaaccagggaggaagtttcagaatcattttcagaattttgttctgaatcctctgaagttttttcttcctggttaagcaacagcttgtccagatcggcacagcataaagcatggcaggtctgaaaatttgtttataaattaacagtttattcttgagacaaagtctagaattcctgtttataagtggatacaaacatttaatatatttgttacatttaacctggatactttcaatgtgatccttgtaagtaaggtttttgtcaaaaccaagtccaagatatttcacttgatcctcccactttaaatttacctcattcatctttataatgtgatgactttttggtttaagaaaatcagcccttggtttgtgagggaaaataataagttgagtttttgcagcatttggagtaattttccattctttcaaataagaattgaaaatatccaagcttttttgtaatcttcttgtgatgacacgaaggcttctgcctttggcggagatgcttgtgtcatcagcaaaaagtgatttctgacatcctgggggcaaatcaggcaagtcagaagtaaaaatattgtataaaattggacccaaaatgcttccttgagggacgccagcacgtacaggtagttgatcagatttgctattctgataacatacctgcagagtacgatccgtcaaataattttgaataattttcacgatataaatcggaaaattaaaccttttcaatttcgcaatcaaacctttataccaaacactgtcaaatgctttttctatgtctagaagagcagcgccagtagaatagccctcagatttgttgcttcgaattaaatttgaaactctcaacaactgatgagtagttgaatgcccaaggcgaaatccaaactgctcatcagcgaaaattgaattttcattaatgtgcgtcatcattctattaagaattattctttcgaataatttactaatagatgaaagcaaactaatgggccgatagcttgaggcttcagcaggatttttatccggtttcaaaatcggaattactttggcatttttccaactactgggaaaatatgccaaatcaaaacatttgttgaaaattttgaccaagctacttaaagttgcttctggtaattttttaattaaaatgtaaaaaatgccatcctcaccaggggctttcatatttttaaattttttgataatagattttatttcattcagatccgtattaaaaacttcatctgatgaaaattcttgttcaacaatattctgaaattctattgaaatttgattttcaataggactcaaaacattaaagttgaaattatgagcactctcaaactgttgagcaagtttttgagctttttccccattagttaatagaatattatcaccatcttttaaagaagggatgggtttttgaggtttcttaagaacctttgaaagtttccaaaaaggtttggaataaggtttaatttgttcgacatctcttgcgaacttttcatttcgcaggagagtgaatctgtggtcaataaccttttgcaaatctttttgaattcgcttcagtgcaggatcacgagaacgttgatactgtcttcggcgaacatttttcagacgaatcagaagctgaagatcgtcatcaataatgggagaatcaaatttgacttggactttaggaatagcaatattcctagcatccaaaattgcattagttaaagattccaaggctgaatcaatatcagctttggtttctaaaacaaaatcatgatttaaattattctcaatatgatgctgatacctgtcccaattagctttgtggtaattaaacacagaactattgggtctggtaactgcttcatgagaaagtgaaaaagttactggaagatgatcagaatcaaaatcagcatgagtcactaaaggaccacaatactgactttgatttgtcaacaccaaatcaattgttgatggatttctaacagaagaaaagcaagttggcccattcgggtataaaaccgaataaagaccagaagtgcaatctctgaacagaattttaccattggaatttacttttgaattattccaagattggtgtttggcattaaaatcaccgatgatcaaaaatcgagatctatgccgagtaagtttattcaaatcccctttgaaataatttttattttccccagtgcattggaatggcaaatatgcagctgcaatcataattttcccaaaagaagtttcaagttcaatgcccaaactttcaataacttttaacttaaagtcacgtaacgtgctataagtcatactacggtggataactattgcaactccaccgccatttcgattcattcggttattagttataactttataatctggatcacttttcaaataagtgccagtttttaaaaatgtttcggttataacagcaacatgcacgttatgaactcgtaaaaagttgaaaaattcattttctttcgcttttaaagagcgagcattaaaattcataatattgatggaattacttagatccatgattaaacttcagggtaagaacaacatcattcgcaaattttaatccaatctggattgcttccatcatggatgtagcattactcattgtttgaatcaaaccaaacagtgagttttgcaaaaaagtcattttttcaaacgtaacatcgccgagatcagaagatcccaaagcgttgccagcagaaaaattttcaaatgagatttgaggtacctgcccaatttcagaaagattggtagaggatttaaaattcgtggatgaacccgaaacgacgttagcataagaaatgccattgttgttacctaacttttccacggtaggggtatttctagaattgttcgagtgagacagcacgaacgtttgatttaaagatgcaggtacaacctgactttgagaaaatttcggtttggatttcggctgatgcttagcacgagaatccaaaaccttttttctgatggggcaatcccagaaatttgatttgtgatttccaccacaatttgcacatttaaattgggtgacttctttcacgggacaattgtccttgtcgtgagaagaatccccgcaaaccatgcattttggaaccatagcgcaatgatcagtaccgtgaccaaatgcctggcaacgccggcactgggtcagattctggccattaccgccatgtttcttaaaatgctcccactttacccgtacatggaacaaaaactgaactttgtccaaaagtttcaaattgttgatttcatttctgttgaaatgaatcagataaaattgtgaagtcaaaccaaagcgagaaatattcccgttcgattttttcttcattggtattacttgggatggggcaaagccaagcaacaccttaagttcgtttttgatctcatccaccgacaagtcgttggagagacctttcaagaccgccttgaatggccgagcattcttggtctcatacgtgtagaaattgtgtttgtggtttttcaaataaccaacaaaagtttggtgatcttgtaaagattccgtcaacaagcgacattctcctcttcgaccaagctggaacgaaactttcaaattgcaagtttccttgcaattcttcagttgcgttcgaaagctggccaaatcggagacggaagtcactacaattggcggagcctttactcgtttctcgacggcagaaagctcagtacgaggagaaggttccttgtcatcagtttcggataaaacaccgaaactgtttgtcaatggaattggaggattgacctcacattcagaatcagaatcagacctcagaagaggctgttttctttttctgtttccgttagccggtttagcgttcaaacgcttcaccgacgtaacgaccaaatcttcagaagatttgcgtttacctttgttttgacgcattttgcaagcaaagttctcttaaaaagatggcttcgtttgtaaaatacaacaaaatttcaggtggggttagtcttgaaaagactgtttagaattttggaaaataactcaggtagtctttaaaaagactatgaattttgttttgaaataactctgagcttaggtagtaaaaaataccgcagctctagtgtccgttcaccacgaaggttcgcaagacactgaaaaTCTACACCTTCAATCTCACTCAACAGAGACGATAGCTGGCCAATATTTACCAGCGTCGAAATATACTACTTTAATCCTTTCCATCAATGTTTGGTAAGCCGGTTGAGAAGCATAATGCAGCTGCCGAATCATTTCATAGCTTCTTCCACGTGCAAAGTGCACTTTGAGGCCTTCATCAATTGATGCAGTCGCCCATAaccgaactttcttcacccgatCTACAACTTCGAATAATTTCTTCAAGGACTTGGCCGTCGATGTGTTCCTTTCCGCGTCTTGCTCCTGGCATTTGGCTTTCCTCGCCAACGCGTCCTTTTGACGAAGAAcatcgtcttagggctctatacagggtagcaatccaaaatttcgcgaagcgaaatgaaacgCTTTGGTTTCaccttcccctctcggcaaatttcccctcttcttagcgcacgctggttggttgaacaaatgtttcccaatcagtcaatcgagagacgtgagattgatgtatctaaaatcacccccactctacctcacatgtagtggccaccacctgaagtggccggaggccccagggatgttccgataaggggacatttgcggaaccataagagttggggcaatatgggtatcaaactttagggattttgatactggacatgaaatttgacattttggcagtaatgaccaccacctggagtggccggaggccccggagatgttccgataaggggacatttggcggaaccataagagttggggcaatatgggtatcaaactttagggattttgatactggacatgaaatttgacattttggcagtagtggccaccacctggagtggccggaggccccggggatgttccgataaggggacatttggcggaaccataagagttggggcaatatgggtatcaaactttagggattttgatactggacatgaaatttgacattttggcagtagtggccaccacctggagtggccggaggccccggggatgttccgataaggggacatttgtggaaccataagagttggggcaatatgggtatcaaactttagggattttgatactgaacatgaaatttgacattttggcagtaatggccaccacctggagtggccggaggcacCGGGGGATGTTCCAATAAGggaacatttgcggaaccataagagttggggcaatatgggtatcaaactttagggattttgatactggacatgaaatttgacattttggcagtaatggccaccacctgaagtggccggaggccccggggatgttccgataaggggacatttgacggaaccataagagttggggcaatatgggtatcaaactactggacatgaaatttgacattttggcagtaatggccaccacctggagtggccggaggccccggagatgttccgataaggggacatttgcagaaccataagagttggtgcaatatgggtatataTCTCTagggtttgtgtgttgtgtctttaacacatggttcagaatgactctttgtaataaattttattgcttgcaaaatattttttgaaaattgttcaatgccGAAAGTTTAacacaaaattgatgaaatgatttcaTATAAACTGGCTCAAAAATTTTGCTATTACGATTAGCTGAAGAAgcgtttgaaagttttaattgttatcaaacgtcaaaataccacgagaccatctttgagcaaaaataaatagatcttacGAAATAACTATTtcttgattgattttgtggccaagaaacgcaaatattaaaaactctaaaaatttcatttacttttgtgtccgaagttcttcgtcatgatggttatgcctgtaggattaccactgcacctttttcaTTTCCTAGCCTTATGCTTCCAATATTCAAGCATCCTGAAACattacaaaatttagtagatATAGAGTACTGTTtctatttttctttttcataCCTAATACATTTCGCGGGTCTGAGGAGAGTAGTTTCACCTTGAGACGACACTCTCCAGCATTTTGGAAGTTTTGGACTTCAAGTTCTACTATTAGGTTGTTTTTCGGCTTAGCAGTCAGagacaaattcaaaaacttgtagttttttcttttttattccgACGTTTCGACGCAATATGCGGTCTTCTTCAGGGGATTCTGTAGGGACATTAACAAAAACATAGCGAATACGAAAATCATCAAGTCAAAATAATACAAATCTTACAGAAAATGCAGTTTTCATGTCCGGGGGCTTTTTAGCTAAAGCTGCATTTGTCAGGGAAGGTAGCATCAAAAGGCGCTGTGAACATGACCAGAAAATGTGTTTAGTTAGTTGCAAAAAGTGTGAAACACTAACATAACTACTGTTCTGGAGCGCCAAAACAGCTAAATCTTCGATCAACAACGAACACGGAGCAATATCACCTCAAGACTAACCGACAAATAGAAAAACTAGACAGACAAAACTTTGCATGCAAGGTCGTGTGGGTTATGCTGGATGTTATCTAGACGAATAGTACTAATCTTGCTCTTCTTCCCTGACATtcgtgttttgttttggttttggcttTCGTGTCTTCGTTCTTACCAAATGCAAAATTCCACCATAAATCGAACTCAAACCATCAACATCGCTCCTTTTGTTGACAGTTTGATCCGTAGTGAAAATATGACACATTTCTAGAATTTCCAGGGCAGGTTTGGCTCGATGTTGGTCCAGGATCTCGGTCTTCTCCAGCGCGAAACGGTGTTGCTCCTCGATGCTGTGTTGGATGACGGCAGTTCGGTCCTTCAGCCGGTGAATCTCGGTGTCATCATCAGAGTTCAAGTTCTACGTCAATCCTTTTGCATGAGTCATCCAAATGGGTTCCACGTTCACCGCTCGAATATGCCGCTGTACGTTTTACGACTATTTTCAGCCTGAAGACACTTACCAACGGCAGACCTCAAAGCCGAGATGATTGAAAGCTTCAGTAAGCTGGTCCAGGATTGTAACGCTTCGCACAGTTTCAGACCTATAACATGAAATAAACATTGAGATATTAtcgttaaaacatattttaggttaggtttAGGGCTGCCTTGCCTTCTCTGCAAATGTACCCTCGTCGCCGCATAAGTCTCTCCAACGATACAGTGTGTTATGTGTCCGGAGAATTAGTACCAAGAGTACAGGGAGCAAATGAAGGGAAGTTGTCTCTAGTCTGGTGTCCAGCAGTAGAAGAGACTGATTCGAGCGAAAGGCCAATTTACTCTTTACCAGACGATGGGGTACTCTACACTGTTAACTTTCGACAGCAAAAGGGTTGGATTTTTTCACACAGTTCAAACACAactcaaaattcttcataaaaCTTAATCTATTAAGGCAATACTCGAACAAACTTCTCAATACTTCATCTCGTCGGCCATCGACTTGCACTTGATGCCGGAGATGCTCTTGTACGCGGTCATCTGAGACGCCGCAGCCGTCACCTCCTTGATCGCGATCGCCACCTTCTTGGGCTCGGTCAGGAACCACACCCACAGGTTCTGGTTGTAGCGCCAGAACTTGTCGTTGTTCTGCGGAACGGAAAACAAATTCTTACAGTTGAGGGTTTAAATTAGAAGTTTGCCAACTCTTACCTTGGGCTCGTTGATATTCTGCTGGTAGTCGGTCTTGAGCGTCTTCAGGTGCTTCTCGATCTGGTCCATCTCGAAGGAGAGCCGCTGGATGCGCTCTTGGTACTGCTGATCGAAGAACTGGGGACGGTTCACCGGCCCGTCGAAGACGTAGCGCTCCAGCTGCTTCTCGGTTTGTTtcctgaaattgaaattgagatTCAGAGCTTGAATCAGATCATGTTATCTACTTACAATTCTCTCATCGCTTCATCGAAAGTCTTGTAGAACTTCCCTCCCACCACCGACTGCAGATTCTTGAAGACCCTTTTCTTGTAATCGGCAAAGTCCTGAATGCAGTTCCTCAAGCTCATCGATCGATTTCCGGAACTGTTCAAATTGATCGCTCCCATCATGGAAGCAAACTGCGCCACAAAGTCCTCCATAGCTTCCTCGTCCGCCGACGTCCTTCCCACGGCCTTCAACATCTCAATCCGCTTCAAACATCGCTGCGCTTCCGAGTTCATCTCGTCACTATTGTCGAACTTGTTGCGAATCTTCTCCAAGTCAAGCTGCATCAAGATCCACAACATTTCCGCGTTCATCAGCGCCCCAGAAATGATCCCCGAAAGTCGCTCGATGTAGCCGAGTCGATTGATAGCCCGATCCAGCTTTAGCTTGCTGTTCTCGTACAGGATGCACTCGATCTTCTGCTCGTTCAGCTGTCGAACGTACATTTCCAGCTCCTGCTTCAGCACGTCGATTCGCAATATGTCCTGTTCGTTGCTGCTTTTCAATTCCGCGCAATGTTTCCTAAAACATCaacaaaattatcacaaattcTAACTAATCCTCACAAATCAACCCACTTCATCGCGGAGATCTTCATCGGTTGCCAGCTCAGATCCTGGAAGCGTTCCATCATTTTCCGGAGCCCGTAAAATTCCTTCCGCGCGTCCACCAGCCGCATCTCGCCCAAATCGAGCCGCGCCTTGATGCTCTCCAGCTGCACGATCACGTCCCGGTGGTCCTGGTCCGCCGTCGGCTCATCGTGGTCCGAATCTTCCGAGTCGCCCGCCGCCGTGCCCCTCCGCACGGCAAAGTGCCGCCGGATGTACATCTCCAGGTACTTGAGAAACTGGTCGCACTTCATGTTGAACTGCTCGATCGGCATCTGGTAGATGAAGAGCGGCGGGTTTTGCTGGGAAAATGAAGGAAGGGATCGTGTGATTTGTTTGGACATTTTTTTCTATAGAGAGCCTCTattgtcttttgcaagcagaacATAACCAAAGTTTTctgcaccctcagcaaacgtcaaatcaatacaaattgctgcTGGATCTTTTTCCGGATCTCACCCGGTttgacctatttttttttctcttttacaGAGAAAGTACCTCTGGTACATGCCAGAGTTCTGTCAGAACTTTTCTAGACTGTTTTTGCTtggcaaaatttccaaaatgccGTTCAAATCACACCTATCTCTGAGAGAATTATACTTGTTCAGTTAGAAGAGTTAGATTTTGGTCTCATAAGCCTTAACAGTTTGGACTACACAAATTCAGCAACCAACCACTCAGGGAGAAGGTTCGCGGACGACCTTGATTCGCTAGATGTTGCCACAACGAAAGTTGTGCAAACGGCGGACAAGGTTCCGAACGTGGAAAGCCGTCTCGATCGAATCGAAGCGCCCTTCGAGAAATTTACCAATTACCGTGAAAACAAGTCTGGGGCCACGGAGCGCCCCGCCGGTCTCGTGAATGTACAGGCCACTGTCTCAACTTCAGTGGTTTATGTGCAACGGAAACTGGGATGCAGAAGGCCCATCGCATGGTGGTATGACACCATAGGTTGCGGCTATCCGTGTCGAGAGGATGCCGACATTTCCATCAGCTCATCTTCCTACATATGAGCGATGAGATCCAATCCATCGTTCAGGCCGCCGATCTAAGACCCCCACTAGAGGTAGACTAGACTACTCCCCCGGCGACCAAAAGAAATTCGGTTTGGCGCAACTTCTCAACGGAATGAAGAACCAGAAGATTGTGGAGATGACAGGATTAATGAAACCAACTACGAGCCAAGGCGCATCGAGGATCCGAGTGCTGGCGGTGAGAGCTGAGAGTTTTCGTAGACGCTACAAGCCATGAGAGCATACTCTCGGCGGTGCTCATTGTTATGGCAACACTGAGTCGATGAAGTCGGCATTTGAATTATTGAAAAGTCGATTAGCCTGCGCTCGCCAATAAATATCGTTCTCTTTTGCTGCGAATCGCCGACCCGCAAGGTCTTGTTTCTATTTCCTCATCACTCACTTACAAACATTAAACTCATTTCTGAACGAGCCACCAGGGTAGGAACAACAACCACCCGGAAAAAAACAGCAGTAAGCAGGAAGGGGCAAAACCAAAACCTGAAGAAGAAGGAAACGTAAGAAGCTGACCAGGCCCTCTTGCTTTGACTCACCCCTCGATCAACTATGGTGCGAAAGCGCGTATCGGTCGCAGTAGGCGCAGAGTACAAAGATCGCTTTTCACTTTTATTTCCATCCGATTCCGCCTCGGGTACCAGCCATTCTGTTCGTCAAATTTTATGTGTGTTTGCATGCACATCGTCGCGGCCACCAAATTAGAATTATTGTTTCTTGCGCCGCGTTGAGCTTACCTGGTGGAATGCGTtacccctccgttgctgaacggAAACGTAATATCCTTTCCAGGGTAATTTTCACAGCaccttcacagaaagtttaactccatgttgcacacactctcacttttaatctCTCGATAGGCTTTGACGATCttgtggtgtttcccttatcaacagtaTGTATAAATgcattgaaaagataaaacaccatgtttgctaaagctagatcagttgcgaataggtaacagtcattggccaccaatggcgcccgccatgtcagtttgtagatctgtTAGTAAGGTAGGgtatttggtcaggattcaccctagaagatgatgatgcgacccaaaaacAACGTGTATGTTCAATGCGTTAATGTATTAATCTCAAGGCAAACTATCGGATGCTgtggatgagacatttcccgtttaactgttgttgtTAGGTTTGGAATAAGTACAACTGTTCAGGTTGGTGGTccaaaccagaatgatttattAATCGCCGACAGCCGCCttttatacccaaattttagcaATTCATGGCATACTCAGCATCTCCCCCCTAGAAGAGATCGTAGTcaggcttgccacaaatacagattttttagcacataccaaacactcaatcgagtataactttaaagaataatattcttaccaaaaactgaacatgccaaaagGTGCTTacaatgtttatctttttggccaatttaacaaaaactgctcaaatttattttaactgtaaaaaaaaattcgtttgcGTTTCAGGcctgtgctgaaaaatctgtatttgtggcaagcctgATCGTAGTGCTGGAAGTGCGATGGAAAGCGTCGTTTTCTGCCGGATGGTCCTCGTCCTGGGCTTACAGGTTCAATTCCTCTCTTCCGCACGATCGGCCTTGGAGCAGGCACGTCTACGTTTGGTCTTGTAACGCAAACGTATCGCGGTCTGGATGGCCCTGGAACAGCTTTCACAGGTACCGGGTTTGGTGGACGTGACGGTCCTGGAACGGCCATCACCTCCTCAGGAACCGAAAGTAGATCCTCAGCGACTGTTGTCTGCTCGAGCGGCATCTCTTCAAGCTCCCCTCCAACAGGATCAGCATCTGCTTCAACTTCAGTTCGGTTCACGCCAAACTCCTCCAACAGCACGTTTAGTGGTAGGTTGGTCTCGGTTTGAACTACTGGTTCGTCAGCTGTTGTTCGCGATCGTAGTTGGTTTGCATGCGACCGAATCAATCCTCGACGTCGTGGATCGTCCAGTAGCACGTTGTACACCGCCTGTCCTTTGCGCTCGATCACCACACCTTTGGCCCAATACTTGTCATTGCGAATGTGGATTTCAGCGTAAACTTCCTCTCCTGCCGCAAACGTGCGTTTCTTGGCTCCATGTTTGCTGTTCGTTCTGGCGTTGGTTAATGAGCGGCGTTTCAGGTGTTGATTTCGTCATCAGGTCGAAGACGATGCGCACTTTCCTCCCCAACAAAGCTTCAGCAGGTGACTTGTTGTCGGGTAAAACCGCATTCGGCGTGTAGCGATAGGCTTGCAGGAAAGTCTGTAGAGCAGCATCAATGTCCTCACCGCCAATCTTCAAAAGAGCTCGCTTCAGTGTGTCGACAAACCTCTCTGCTTGTCCGTTAGACTGCGGGTGGAATGGTGGTGTCTTGATGTGCTCGATACCAAGCTCGCGGCAGAACTTGGCGAAAAGCTCGGAGTCGAACTGCGTTCCGTTGTCCGTGACCACGGAGACTGGACATCCGAATCTTGCGAAACACTCTCGAAGCTTGCTGACAGTGGTTGAAGCCGTCGAGTTGTTGACTGCGAAGATCTCTGGCCATTTCGAGTGTGCGTCGACGATCACCAGAAAGAACTTTTCTTGGATGGGTCCAGCATAGTCCAGGTGCAAGCGCGTCCATGGTTCAACTGGAATCGGCCACGAGGAAAGAGTTGTCTTGACTGGAGCTTTTGCCGCAGCAGCACAGCGCGAACATTTCCGCACGAAGTCTTCAATCTCAGCGTCGTTGTTTGGCCAGTAGACGTAGCTTCTCGCGATCGACTTCATCCGCTGCATTCCCGGGTGACCAGCGTGCAATTGCTTCAGGACAGGAGCTCGAAAATTCCCAGCAGCGGCTTGTGATCCGTTTGTAGCGTGAATCTTTTGCCGAAAATCATCCGATGAAACTTGGTGCAGGCGAAGACCAGGGCAAAGCCCTCTTTCTCGCCTTGGGCATAGTTCTTCTCAGCATCCGTGAGTGTCCGGGAAGCATGGCACACTGCTTTGATCGTACCGTCAGGGAAACGGTGTAGAAGAACCGCACCAATTCCTTTCTGCGAGGCGTCAGCGGCAACTATCATCTCCTGGTTTGGGTCGTAGTGGGTCAACAGCAACTCTGATTGTAGAATCCGCTTGAACTCCTCGAACGACCGCTGACAGGCAGGACTCCAGTTCCACTTGGCATCCTTCTTGAGCAGAGCGTCCAACGGATGGCGAAGCTCGTGCATGGACTTGACGAACTTGCCGTAATAATTGATCGCACCAAGGAATGAACGCAGTGTTGGAACGTCGTGTGGGGCAGGCATGTTGACGATCGGCTTGACTTTCTCTGGAACAGGTCGAATTCCATCGGAATCGACAATGAAGCCCAGGTACTTGATCTGCTGCATGAAGAAATTGCTCTTCTCGATCTTCAAATGGAACCCATACTCCTGGATGCGGGCGAACAGGCGATGAAGCTGCTCGATGTGCTCATCCAGAGAGTTGCTCGCCACGATGATGTCGTCCAGGTAACAGCTCGTATCGTCCAGGTCCGCAATCATGCTGTCCACGATGTGCTGGAACTCGCCAGGTGCAGGTTTGACTCCCGGCGACAGGCGATTGAACTGGAACAGACCCTTGTGCGTGTTGATTGTCGGCATCTTCCGCGACTCCTCATCGACATCGACTTGCAGGTAGGCGTCCGACAGATcgattttttggtg harbors:
- the LOC128093004 gene encoding uncharacterized protein K02A2.6-like; its protein translation is MQRMKSIARSYVYWPNNDAEIEDFVRKCSRCAAAAKAPVKTTLSSWPIPVEPWTRLHLDYAGPIQEKFFLVIVDAHSKWPEIFAVNNSTASTTVSKLRECFARFGCPVSVVTDNGTQFDSELFAKFCRELGIEHIKTPPFHPQSNGQAERFVDTLKRALLKIGGEDIDAALQTFLQAYRYTPNAVLPDNKSPAEALLGRKVRIVFDLMTKSTPETPLINQRQNEQQTWSQETHVCGRRGSLR
- the LOC120431109 gene encoding augmin complex subunit dgt3; protein product: MDEQVKNLEILKRISGVEMSRLWLLHDESFKQFFDWFGQSVDEENLITESLLREYTDLENGDLVLLEEEVLTELDRLSSEYPNILDYVDSDLAEREEQLEQLVAVEEQYEKLIAEAKRTESALIKELSELDMKLIDGQFHQGRVAAECGEKASFLQDIQGHTQQQIFDMHQCYVQKQNPPLFIYQMPIEQFNMKCDQFLKYLEMYIRRHFAVRRGTAAGDSEDSDHDEPTADQDHRDVIVQLESIKARLDLGEMRLVDARKEFYGLRKMMERFQDLSWQPMKISAMKKHCAELKSSNEQDILRIDVLKQELEMYVRQLNEQKIECILYENSKLKLDRAINRLGYIERLSGIISGALMNAEMLWILMQLDLEKIRNKFDNSDEMNSEAQRCLKRIEMLKAVGRTSADEEAMEDFVAQFASMMGAINLNSSGNRSMSLRNCIQDFADYKKRVFKNLQSVVGGKFYKTFDEAMRELKQTEKQLERYVFDGPVNRPQFFDQQYQERIQRLSFEMDQIEKHLKTLKTDYQQNINEPKNNDKFWRYNQNLWVWFLTEPKKVAIAIKEVTAAASQMTAYKSISGIKCKSMADEMKY